From the Solanum stenotomum isolate F172 chromosome 4, ASM1918654v1, whole genome shotgun sequence genome, one window contains:
- the LOC125862069 gene encoding uncharacterized protein LOC125862069 encodes MKITDDKAELPAVTFPGLDLLQKPTNTRKPPRRKTNNFSAGVKLRRDIGGNTPKGRRSRPETPLLRWKFNEDIHDNGSVKEETSTVEVDRKCSRNNCRTVVSVRKLGAGLFRQQQLPEVKNGQKLGFQAGLVEMPFHFHHRSKVHDSLINDPVQSPRSVFGPTNGLFHKLETSLQFSHSAMEGATKWDPVGWTTAVETKKIYGSQKLLDQQVNTASMISSLEAELECARARAHQLETERHSSKKKLEQFLRKLSEEKAAWRSKEHEKIRAIMDDMRADFSRERKNRKRLEIVNSKLVNELADAKLSVKRYLQNFEKERQARGLIEEVCDELAKELGEDKAEVEEMKRESLKFTEEVDEERKMLQMAEVWREERVQMKLVDAKVMLEEKYSQMNKLIGELESFLNSRGMSFDVEEMKRAEQLQQAAASVSIRDIRELTYEPPNQDDILSVFEDVHFVEPDEKDIQPCTFSPRSLSPDGVVYDFRRYSQAYVNQSANLEEEGSEWETVTNVEEQGSNYSLEGSISSVNKNCQHSNVSRSRADSEGIGDDVTSVSEISEVCSGPARQLTAKLWKSRPCNGDNFKIKSLEGTKGKLSNGRLSNGAILSPDHGSSKGGFSPSDLGQEWSSPESGNSQIARGMKGCIEWPHNSQKKSLKAKLLQARTESQKVQLRQVLKQKI; translated from the exons ATGAAGATCACCGACGACAAGGCTGAGCTACCGGCGGTTACGTTTCCCGGACTAGATCTCTTACAAAAACCGACGAATACTCGTAAACCGCCTCGAAGGAAAACAAACAACTTCAGCGCTGGAGTGAAGTTGCGGAGAGACATTGGAGGAAATACTCCTAAAGGAAGGAGGAGTAGGCCGGAAACTCCTCTTCTACGGTGGAAGTTCAACGAGGATATTCATGACAATGGTTCTGTAAAGGAGGAAACTTCGACGGTGGAGGTTGATCGGAAATGTAGTCGGAATAATTGTAGGACTGTGGTTTCTGTTAGGAAGTTAGGTGCGGGACTGTTTAGGCAGCAGCAGCTGCCGGAAGTCAAAAACGGTCAGAAGTTAGGGTTTCAG GCTGGTCTGGTTGAGATGCCCTTTCATTTTCATCATCGCAGTAAAGTGCATGACTCTCTCATTAATGATCCAGTGCAGAGTCCTCGGTCTGTCTTTGGTCCAACTAATGGCCTTTTTCACAAG CTAGAAACCTCACTTCAGTTTTCCCATTCTGCTATGGAGGGGGCAACAAAGTGGGATCCAGTTGGCTGGACAACAGCGGTGGAAACAAAGAAGATATACGGCTCTCAGAAGCTTCTTGATCAACAAGTGAATACTGCTTCAATGATCTCTTCTCTTGAGGCAGAACTAGAGTGTGCTCGTGCCCGAGCTCATCAACTTGAGACAGAGCGGCATTCATCAAAAAAGAAACTCGAGCAGTTTTTGAGGAAACTTAGTGAAGAAAAAGCAGCATGGCGGAGCAAAGAGCATGAGAAAATTCGTGCAATTATGGATGACATGAGAGCTGACTTCTCCCGGGAGAGGAAAAACCGAAAGAGGCTGGAAATAGTCAATTCCAAATTAGTTAATGAATTGGCTGATGCCAAGTTATCAGTAAAACGCTATttgcaaaattttgaaaaagaaagacaGGCTAGAGGGTTGATAGAAGAAGTGTGCGATGAATTGGCCAAAGAACTTGGAGAAGACAAGGCTGAGGTTGAGGAAATGAAGAGGGAATCTCTGAAGTTCACAGAAGAAGTAGATGAAGAAAGAAAGATGTTGCAGATGGCTGAGGTTTGGCGTGAGGAACGGGTCCAGATGAAACTAGTTGATGCCAAGGTGATGCTTGAAGAAAAGTATTCCCAAATGAACAAGCTTATTGGAGAACTAGAATCATTTCTGAATTCTAGAGGTATGAGTTTTGATGTGGAGGAGATGAAAAGAGCTGAGCAACTCCAACAGGCCGCTGCCTCTGTTAGCATTCGTGATATTAGAGAACTCACTTATGAACCACCAAATCAAGATGATATTCTTTCCGTTTTTGAGGATGTTCATTTTGTTGAACCTGATGAAAAGGATATCCAGCCATGTACATTTAGTCCTCGCTCTCTCAGTCCTGATGGTGTTGTTTACGACTTCCGCAGATATTCACAAGCATATGTCAATCAGAGTGCTAATTTAGAGGAAGAGGGAAGTGAGTGGGAAACGGTGACCAATGTTGAGGAGCAAGGTTCCAACTATTCTCTTGAAGGAAGCATTTCATCCGTCAACAAGAATTGCCAGCACAGCAATGTATCAAGAAGTAGAGCAGACTCAGAGGGAATTGGTGATGATGTCACATCGGTTTCAGAGATTAGTGAAGTATGTTCTGGACCAGCTCGGCAACTTACAGCGAAACTTTGGAAATCACGCCCGTGTAATGGAgacaatttcaaaataaaatcacTAGAAGGAACTAAAGGGAAGCTGTCAAATGGAAGACTATCTAATGGGGCCATTCTTTCTCCGGATCATGGTTCTAGTAAAGGTGGCTTTAGCCCCTCGGACCTTGGCCAGGAATGGAGCTCACCTGAGTCTGGCAACTCACAAATAGCACGTGGGATGAAAGGGTGCATTGAATGGCCGCATAACTCTCAGAAGAAAAGCTTAAAAGCAAAGTTATTGCAGGCAAGAACAGAGAGCCAGAAGGTCCAGTTGCGCCAGGTCTTGAAGCAGAAGATCTGA
- the LOC125862383 gene encoding NEP1-interacting protein-like 1, whose translation MTNNLFTYIYTLLVKSKECIFTWVFFRFAGLSSGFLLMVIKNTIWALFMCILALGGATIGIVTGAIKGQTTETGLLRGAGVGAVTGAVTTVQLVELILNGEPFSKVALVCSLVNGKVFMEWVSPAVLKAYQWQVSTVESSLREISDIFDINATKGLSQEVIKKLPKYNFCSVNTDRESQEVTCAICLQDFKDGDLARVLPSCKHSFHTQCIDEWLIRHGSCPICREEI comes from the exons atgacgAACAATTTGTTTACTTACATTTATACTTTACTAGTAAAAAGTAAAGAGTGTATTTTCACTTGGGTTTTCTTCAGATTTGCTGGCTTATCTTCTGGATTCTTGTTGATGGTCATAAAGAATACTATTTGGGCTCTTTTTATGTGCATTCTTGCTTTAG GAGGAGCGACAATAGGGATAGTGACAGGAGCAATTAAAGGACAAACAACAGAAACAGGGCTACTCCGAGGGGCCGGTGTTGGTGCTGTTACTGGAGCTGTTACAACTGTCCAATTAGTCGAACTTATACTTAACGGAGAACCATTTTCTAAG GTTGCACTTGTATGTAGTCTAGTAAATGGAAAGGTATTCATGGAATGGGTTAGTCCAGCTGTTCTCAAGGCTTATCAGTGGCAA gTTAGTACTGTGGAGTCAAGTTTGAGGGAAATATCTGACATCTTTGATATCAATGCAACGAAAGGATTATCACAAGAGGTCATAAAGAAGTTGCCAAAGTACAATTTCTGCTCAGTGAATACAGATAGAGAATCTCAAGAAGTCACTTGTGCAATTTGCCTGCAG GATTTCAAAGACGGGGACTTGGCAAGGGTGCTACCAAGTTGCAAACATTCGTTCCACACACAATGCATAGATGAGTGGCTAATCAGACATGGAAGTTGTCCAATTTGTAGAGAAGAAATCTGA